The following are encoded in a window of Struthio camelus isolate bStrCam1 chromosome Z, bStrCam1.hap1, whole genome shotgun sequence genomic DNA:
- the ARK2N gene encoding protein ARK2N isoform X1, giving the protein MKMEAVGKAEELVDSEVPPKTSEKPETAPDEDGPIELETQTQKDNAPAVADSTVLSSMPCLLMELRRDSSESQLASTESDKPTGGRVYESDSSNHCMLSPSSSGHLADSDTLSSTEENEPCQAEAAVEGDPSGVSGAAVGRKSRRSRSESETSTMAAKKNRQSSDKQNGRVTKVKGHRSQKHKERIRLLRQKREAAARKKYNLLQDSSTSDSDLTCDSSTSSSDDDEEVSGSSKTITAEIPAGFSRAGGSGGATRDIPGLLDRGTVWDRNCIGNVLEEAMNCFAEMQRQTEEKFRMWIEKLTRLDTDEESKQQLEPREPKMQLVGQRIPPTTQSGAFMQMPDSQVLPQQSFNSYVGYQNVDATLEFPATFNNNFPPIFPENGNIAEHDLNQSQT; this is encoded by the exons atgAAGATGGAGGCGGTGGGAAAAGCAGAAGAACTCGTTGATTCAGAAGTTCCACCAAAGACTTCTGAAAAGCCAGAGACAGCTCCTGATGAAGATGGACCGATAGAACTGGAGACACAAACTCAGAAAGATAATGCGCCCGCTGTAGCAGACTCTACAGTGCTCTCCTCAATGCCTTGCTTACTGATGGAACTGAGGCGAGACTCCTCGGAGTCTCAGCTGGCATCTACAGAAAGCGATAAGCCAACGGGTGGTCGAGTTTATGAGAGTGACTCTTCTAATCATTGCATGCTTTCCCCTTCTTCCAGTGGGCATTTGGCTGACTCAGACACATTGTCTTCCACAGAAGAGAATGAGCCCTGTCAAGCTGAAGCTGCTGTAGAAGGCGACCCTTCTGGGGTGTCTGGGGCTGCAGTCGGGAGGAAATCCAGGCGATCCAGGTCCGAAAGTGAAACTTCAACAATGGCCGCCAAGAAAAACCGACAGTCTAGTGACAAGCAGAATGGCAGAGTTACCAAGGTAAAAGGTCATCGAAGccaaaagcacaaagaaagaatCCGGCTGTTAAGGCAGAAACGGGAGGCAGCTGCTCGCAAGAAGTACAACCTGCTGCAGGACAGCAGTACCAGTGATAGTGACCTGACGTGTGACTCGAGCACGAGTTCATCAGATGATGATGAAGAGgtttcagggagcagcaagacaATCACTGCAGAGATACCAG CTGGCTTCAGTCGTGCTGGGGGATCTGGAGGAGCGACCAGGGATATTCCAGGATTGCTTGACAGGGGCACCGTGTGGGATAGGAACTGCATAGGCAATGTCCTGGAAGAGGCCATGAACTGCTTTGCCGAgatgcagaggcagacagaggagaAATTTCGCATGTGGATAGAAAAGCTAACCCGTCTTGACACggatgaagaaagcaagcaacaaCTGGAGCCCAGGGAGCCTAAAATGCAACTAGTTGGCCAAAGAATCCCCCCTACCACGCAGTCAGGGGCATTCATGCAGATGCCTGATAGCCAAGTACTTCCGCAGCAGTCGTTTAATTCTTACGTGGGCTATCAAAATGTTGATGCTACGCTAGAGTTTCCAGCGACTTTTAATAACAATTTTCCACCTATCTTTCCAGAAAATGGGAATATTGCAGAGCATGATTTGAATCAGTCACAAACTTAA